The following coding sequences are from one bacterium window:
- a CDS encoding tetratricopeptide repeat protein, with product MRFVCGLLVVSVIAGCSTKNVTVDDRTVKTDSSSVKEKTITEMHRPKADSTKINEIKKDELVKKEVVDITALRQQGLELYMQEKYEEAYPIWLKIAENANGQNEILTEAHYILGNLFFHKEEYGKAEIELKQAIQGRPDFVDAHQDLGLVFFVKGDYDKALKSFSRVLEILPGDSEATYWVNYTRGSKAFEEGLENFNLNWFDKSIEQFKAALTYLGNDTTINYKLYYFLGKAYSEKLEYDQALTALNQCIAMKPNLPEAYTEIGTIHLARRDFNKAIALNERSIKADPNYAKAYNNLGYIYFTMANNFAVNKDKNQADDYYKKSVVLFEKALSLDPDMGGAQINMDHVKKILSGERNVAAYTMLQQAVKNENNAEKIRQYQRIIAEDPTYDDAYNNLAVAYFYEGKVDSALSVLDKAIEINPYNPQAHNNIGYMLGTAHKFEDALRHLFIAIQIKRDYLDAYVNLGYVYMWKQDFVSARKIWLQLLKIDPNNKEARKGFNELEKREQMAKAGETNTVIEIHDDASDSDSNKN from the coding sequence ATGCGCTTTGTGTGCGGTTTGCTGGTTGTGAGTGTAATAGCCGGATGTTCTACTAAAAACGTCACGGTCGACGACCGAACGGTCAAAACCGATTCATCCTCGGTCAAAGAAAAAACGATTACCGAGATGCACCGACCCAAAGCCGATTCCACTAAAATAAATGAGATCAAAAAAGACGAACTTGTCAAAAAAGAAGTCGTTGATATAACAGCATTAAGGCAGCAGGGACTTGAGCTTTACATGCAGGAGAAGTATGAGGAAGCCTACCCGATTTGGCTCAAAATTGCCGAAAATGCCAATGGTCAGAATGAAATTTTAACGGAAGCGCATTACATTTTGGGAAATTTGTTTTTTCATAAAGAGGAATACGGCAAAGCGGAGATTGAATTGAAACAGGCCATCCAGGGGCGACCGGATTTTGTCGATGCCCATCAGGACTTGGGTTTGGTGTTTTTTGTCAAAGGTGATTATGATAAAGCGTTGAAATCGTTTTCGCGAGTGTTGGAAATTCTTCCGGGAGATTCGGAAGCGACGTATTGGGTCAATTACACACGCGGTTCGAAAGCTTTTGAAGAAGGCCTGGAAAATTTTAATCTGAACTGGTTTGATAAATCGATTGAACAATTTAAAGCTGCGCTGACGTATTTGGGTAACGATACGACGATTAATTACAAGTTATACTATTTTTTAGGTAAAGCGTATAGCGAGAAATTGGAATACGATCAGGCGTTAACAGCGCTCAATCAATGTATCGCTATGAAGCCTAATTTGCCCGAAGCCTACACCGAAATAGGAACCATTCACCTGGCCCGCCGAGATTTTAATAAGGCCATTGCCCTTAATGAGCGATCCATCAAAGCCGATCCTAATTATGCTAAAGCGTACAACAATCTCGGATACATCTATTTTACGATGGCCAATAATTTTGCCGTCAACAAGGATAAAAATCAAGCGGATGACTATTATAAAAAATCGGTAGTCTTATTTGAAAAAGCTCTGAGCCTCGATCCCGATATGGGCGGCGCTCAGATCAATATGGATCATGTTAAAAAAATTCTCAGCGGTGAACGTAATGTCGCTGCTTATACTATGCTGCAACAGGCGGTGAAAAATGAAAACAACGCCGAGAAAATCCGCCAATATCAACGCATTATTGCTGAAGATCCTACGTACGACGACGCGTATAATAATCTTGCCGTAGCGTATTTCTATGAAGGCAAAGTCGATTCGGCCTTAAGCGTTTTGGATAAAGCGATCGAGATCAATCCTTATAATCCGCAGGCCCACAACAATATTGGCTATATGCTGGGTACGGCTCATAAATTTGAAGACGCGCTCCGGCATCTTTTTATTGCCATTCAGATCAAACGTGATTATCTTGACGCGTACGTGAATCTCGGCTATGTGTACATGTGGAAGCAGGATTTCGTGAGTGCGCGTAAAATCTGGCTGCAATTACTCAAAATCGATCCGAATAACAAAGAAGCGCGCAAAGGATTCAACGAACTCGAAAAACGCGAACAGATGGCCAAAGCCGGTGAAACGAACACCGTCATCGAAATACACGATGACGCCAGCGACAGCGATTCCAATAAGAACTAA
- a CDS encoding YfiR/HmsC family protein, with product MKVLISLLFICFTGQIFAQEAVDVDEKTHVEMILKSLSYDNKLTGGTVLVVSRRSSNQNLANVVKNLSGKSVKKYPIELFELAYNEEALNSLMANNIGINLIYLCNDLSTDQLAFISKICDQHKILSATGVSKFVMDGYACLSVINENSKPKLIFNMGKMKQEERQFSASYLKVCKLIETNN from the coding sequence ATGAAAGTACTTATTTCATTACTATTTATATGTTTTACCGGGCAAATTTTTGCCCAAGAAGCGGTTGATGTTGATGAGAAGACGCATGTCGAAATGATTCTCAAAAGCTTATCGTATGACAATAAATTAACCGGCGGAACTGTTCTGGTTGTTTCCAGAAGGTCAAGTAACCAAAATTTGGCCAATGTTGTTAAAAACCTTTCTGGCAAATCGGTAAAAAAATATCCCATTGAATTGTTTGAATTAGCCTATAATGAAGAGGCGTTGAATTCATTGATGGCTAATAACATTGGCATTAACTTAATCTATTTGTGTAACGACCTTTCTACCGATCAGTTGGCTTTCATCAGTAAGATTTGCGATCAACATAAAATTCTCAGCGCTACCGGCGTGTCGAAATTTGTTATGGATGGATATGCCTGTCTTTCAGTGATCAACGAGAACAGCAAACCCAAGCTGATTTTTAATATGGGTAAAATGAAGCAGGAAGAACGTCAGTTTTCTGCGTCGTACTTGAAGGTGTGTAAATTGATCGAGACCAATAATTGA
- a CDS encoding Ig-like domain-containing protein, whose product MKRILIYCWLILQWGCASQAPPSGGPEDKTAPEIVTTLPEHDSTRVGRSTAIAINFSERMNKLSTEKAIFISPTPAGNLGFSWSKNTLFVTLPDSLSENVTCVVTVGTDAKDIHDNAISKSYSFAFSTGDSIDRGEISGRVISETTKGVSIWAYRLRPTGSTQVTEDSMIYKKRADYITQVSADGAYHLSFLAPGRYRVFAVADLDEDFVYSTAADAIGIPSKDVELTSGQPTFAGMDFMMTAEDSSRFGLQSVTSINPKTTLAGLTKPLSNRYFENRDSFDDVKNHLELIDSSDGKIIPIKDAYVNTLNKIEIKILTEPLDVHHRYTLKVHTLYSSTGDTLTTGEQTFDVYQSDAVRAIIELVQPKEISSIVLPNDFFAFRFDKGMPRDRLEQQLMLLDSSGQKTSGTFKWWNSSYVEFHPSKFLESQMAYRLELNANSLPDWEGLVTSDTAVVFPFVSFKKDSLGIISGQIFDQDSTESQYIIVCRSLSKGRNYTVTLEKAGVYSIPYIVPGKYNILGYRDADHNDQYSFGNIAPIRFAERFTAYADTVAVRPNWETANIHLRFKK is encoded by the coding sequence ATGAAAAGAATTTTAATTTACTGCTGGCTGATATTACAGTGGGGGTGTGCCAGCCAGGCCCCGCCAAGCGGCGGACCAGAAGATAAAACCGCGCCCGAAATTGTGACAACCTTGCCGGAACATGATTCTACACGCGTCGGACGTTCGACGGCAATCGCCATTAATTTTTCAGAGCGAATGAACAAACTTTCGACAGAGAAAGCGATTTTTATTTCCCCAACACCGGCAGGGAATCTTGGTTTTTCATGGAGCAAAAATACTTTGTTCGTTACGTTACCGGATTCTTTAAGTGAAAACGTCACATGCGTCGTAACGGTAGGGACGGACGCCAAAGATATTCACGACAATGCTATCAGTAAATCGTATAGTTTTGCTTTTTCCACAGGCGACAGCATTGATCGCGGCGAAATCAGCGGACGGGTTATTTCGGAAACGACTAAAGGTGTTTCAATATGGGCTTACCGGTTACGTCCGACCGGAAGTACCCAAGTTACTGAAGACAGTATGATTTACAAAAAGCGAGCAGATTATATCACGCAAGTCAGCGCCGATGGTGCCTATCATTTATCCTTTCTTGCTCCCGGCCGTTATCGCGTTTTTGCGGTAGCTGATCTGGATGAAGATTTCGTATACAGTACAGCGGCGGATGCGATCGGGATTCCCTCGAAAGATGTTGAACTGACGTCAGGCCAACCAACTTTTGCCGGCATGGATTTCATGATGACAGCGGAGGACAGTAGCCGTTTTGGCCTGCAGTCAGTGACTTCGATCAATCCGAAAACGACGCTGGCCGGATTGACCAAACCATTGTCCAATCGTTATTTTGAGAACCGGGACTCGTTCGATGACGTCAAGAATCATCTTGAATTGATTGACAGCTCTGATGGTAAAATAATTCCAATCAAAGATGCGTATGTGAATACATTGAATAAAATTGAAATTAAGATTCTGACGGAACCTTTAGACGTCCACCACCGGTATACATTGAAAGTGCATACGCTTTATTCGTCAACAGGGGACACATTGACGACCGGTGAACAAACGTTCGATGTGTATCAAAGTGACGCTGTACGGGCGATAATAGAGTTGGTTCAGCCCAAAGAAATAAGTTCGATAGTCTTGCCCAATGATTTTTTTGCTTTTCGATTCGATAAAGGAATGCCGAGAGATCGATTGGAGCAGCAACTAATGTTACTGGATAGTTCCGGCCAGAAAACTTCCGGAACGTTTAAATGGTGGAATTCAAGTTACGTGGAATTTCACCCGTCAAAATTTTTAGAAAGCCAGATGGCGTATCGCTTGGAGCTTAATGCTAATTCTTTACCCGACTGGGAAGGTCTTGTGACGAGCGATACAGCCGTAGTGTTTCCATTTGTTTCGTTCAAAAAGGACAGCCTTGGAATAATTAGCGGACAAATTTTCGATCAGGACTCCACCGAATCGCAGTATATCATTGTTTGCCGGAGCTTGAGCAAAGGGCGAAATTACACCGTGACTTTAGAAAAGGCCGGTGTTTATTCGATCCCGTATATTGTGCCCGGCAAGTATAATATTTTAGGTTATCGCGATGCCGATCATAATGACCAATATTCTTTCGGCAATATCGCACCTATCCGGTTTGCCGAGCGGTTTACGGCGTATGCGGACACGGTTGCCGTCCGGCCAAATTGGGAAACAGCGAATATTCATTTGCGTTTTAAAAAATAG
- a CDS encoding FHA domain-containing protein — MKAIYYLYQENNGKNIRIEEGQEVTIGRAFDNTVSVDDASVSRHHAAIRWKKGMMYLTDMNSTNGTWVNGEKLTDSYFYELNYLDEVKIGNIGFKILDEESVISKNFNADRMPGKTMVIDVEKIKRSVNKNDFEKND; from the coding sequence ATGAAGGCGATTTATTATCTTTATCAGGAAAACAACGGTAAAAACATCCGGATCGAGGAAGGCCAGGAAGTAACCATCGGCCGGGCTTTCGACAATACCGTCTCGGTGGACGACGCGTCGGTTTCCAGGCACCATGCGGCTATCCGCTGGAAAAAAGGTATGATGTATTTGACGGATATGAACAGTACCAATGGTACATGGGTCAATGGTGAAAAACTGACGGATAGCTATTTTTATGAGCTCAACTACCTCGATGAAGTGAAAATCGGTAATATTGGTTTTAAAATTTTAGATGAAGAATCCGTCATCAGTAAAAATTTCAATGCCGACCGGATGCCAGGTAAGACCATGGTTATCGACGTGGAAAAAATCAAACGTTCAGTTAACAAAAACGATTTCGAAAAAAACGATTAA
- a CDS encoding DUF2905 domain-containing protein, which produces MPDDFNFIGKTLIGIGILIIAIGIALMLSDKIPWLGRLPGDIHIKKENWSFYFPIATSLLISVILSLILWIFRR; this is translated from the coding sequence ATGCCCGACGATTTCAATTTTATAGGAAAAACACTCATTGGCATCGGCATTCTGATTATTGCAATCGGAATCGCGCTGATGCTCTCCGATAAAATCCCCTGGTTAGGCCGGTTACCCGGCGATATTCACATCAAAAAAGAAAACTGGTCATTTTATTTTCCAATTGCGACCAGTCTATTGATCAGCGTTATTTTGTCGTTGATCCTATGGATCTTCAGAAGATAG
- a CDS encoding DivIVA domain-containing protein, with protein MKLTPEDITHQEFRRSMRGYSVEEVTAFLEVVAENYSELERENKSLHQRIKQSTEDIEKLRQLITEQEKTIREYKNDLAKVDRMMDAKIDTEVALQNAQTEASKILETARQKAAAIENDLKYLKEQKAKTAKQLKEYLLSQLAVLEIVDEKADESSQSSATILPTHTEESLTKKPSTSTEEIDINSLAISKKTNTEQAANDGIREFLSGIQIDDIPDELANAIESLNRSGEELEEKKKKVLEDLEKLNRNATSMFRKADLREMLGDDASKKAEDLINEIHSELEKKKHKPE; from the coding sequence TTGAAACTTACTCCCGAAGATATTACTCACCAGGAATTTCGCCGCTCTATGCGCGGTTACAGCGTCGAAGAAGTAACCGCTTTTCTTGAAGTGGTAGCCGAGAATTATTCCGAGCTCGAGCGCGAAAATAAATCTCTGCATCAGCGAATCAAACAATCCACCGAAGATATCGAAAAATTGCGCCAGCTGATCACGGAACAGGAAAAAACTATCCGAGAATACAAAAACGATCTGGCTAAAGTTGATCGCATGATGGACGCTAAAATTGACACCGAAGTGGCTTTGCAAAACGCTCAAACCGAAGCGTCAAAAATCCTGGAAACCGCTCGTCAGAAAGCAGCCGCTATTGAAAATGATCTGAAATATTTGAAAGAACAGAAAGCCAAAACAGCAAAACAATTAAAAGAATATTTATTATCGCAATTGGCTGTTCTGGAAATTGTTGATGAGAAAGCTGATGAATCAAGCCAATCATCGGCTACAATTCTCCCTACACATACCGAAGAATCATTGACCAAAAAACCATCGACTTCTACGGAAGAAATTGACATTAATAGTCTTGCTATATCTAAAAAAACGAATACGGAGCAGGCTGCAAACGACGGTATCCGCGAATTTCTTTCAGGTATTCAAATTGACGACATTCCGGACGAATTGGCCAATGCGATCGAATCGCTTAATCGATCCGGCGAAGAATTGGAAGAAAAAAAGAAAAAAGTGTTGGAAGACTTAGAAAAACTTAACCGCAATGCAACGTCAATGTTCCGCAAAGCCGATTTGCGTGAGATGCTCGGCGACGATGCTTCAAAAAAGGCCGAAGACCTGATCAATGAAATTCATTCTGAACTTGAAAAGAAAAAACACAAACCGGAGTAA
- a CDS encoding YggS family pyridoxal phosphate-dependent enzyme, with translation MPELKKELTISERVDELRRRVTEAAVRCGRKPDDIRIIAVTKTHPVEYLHEAFATGLTHFGENKVQEAKEKFPHIDPSKVTGPITRHLIGHLQTNKVRQAVEIFDTIHSVDSIRLATEIDKRAYTRDRVMPVLIQVNTSREKSKYGIDPDETLKLVKQVAEFKNVKITGLMTIGALTASTSNDPEKVRSFFKRLRELRDFIADQKIPNVEMRELSMGMTHDFETAIEEGATFIRIGTAIFGKRKRGSAAPKLEEKT, from the coding sequence ATGCCTGAATTAAAAAAAGAACTCACTATTTCGGAGCGCGTTGACGAATTGCGGCGTCGTGTAACCGAAGCGGCGGTACGGTGCGGTCGAAAGCCGGATGATATTCGAATCATTGCTGTAACCAAGACCCATCCCGTGGAATACCTCCATGAGGCTTTCGCTACCGGTTTGACGCACTTCGGAGAAAATAAAGTTCAAGAAGCAAAAGAAAAATTTCCTCACATTGATCCGTCCAAGGTTACCGGTCCAATTACACGCCACCTGATCGGACACCTTCAAACCAATAAGGTCCGGCAAGCTGTTGAAATTTTTGACACGATTCATTCCGTCGATTCCATCCGTCTTGCAACTGAAATTGACAAACGCGCTTATACCCGGGACCGCGTCATGCCGGTATTGATACAGGTGAATACATCCCGAGAGAAAAGTAAATACGGCATTGATCCGGATGAAACTCTTAAACTGGTCAAACAAGTGGCTGAATTTAAAAACGTAAAAATCACCGGCCTGATGACCATTGGCGCTTTGACGGCGTCGACATCCAATGATCCTGAGAAAGTACGGTCGTTTTTTAAACGGTTGCGGGAATTACGCGATTTTATAGCCGATCAAAAAATCCCCAATGTTGAGATGCGGGAACTCTCGATGGGCATGACGCACGATTTTGAAACAGCCATCGAAGAAGGCGCCACATTTATACGGATCGGCACCGCCATTTTCGGCAAACGAAAACGCGGATCGGCCGCCCCCAAACTGGAGGAAAAAACTTGA
- the ggt gene encoding gamma-glutamyltransferase, with product MKPFFWILILFQVGTIHAQQKSVIASNGVVVSVDDYASNVGVQVLKKGGNAVDAAVATAFALAVTYPIAGNIGGGGFMVIRLANGETIGIDYREMAPAKSTSKMFLNKDGSVDSVKSEVGYLVAGVPGTVRGLELAWKEYGKLPWADLIQPAIDLAENGFAINERFNKDVAEYEAELKLFPETRKTFFKSDGSRYKTGEIFVQKNLAQTLRSISQQGALAFYEGEIAEKLVKDFERHGGILTMNDLKNYHAVKREPLKGAYRGYDIIGMPPPSSGGLTLIEMLNILEYFELKKDNKHYEQSLHIITETMRHAFFDRQRWQGDADFVKVPFDTLMSEEYAAKISKIINREKASSSLEWHRKFVEENEQTTHFSIIDKDGNAVSNTYTIEDAFGSKAIATDLGFLLNNEMHDFNIEPDQPNYAGGYGGNPNVIQPKKRMLSSMCPVIVLKDGKPFLITGSPGGRRIINSVLQVIIGVIDFDLSLREAVDHRRISHNWLPDQLWVEQGMDTAIVKNLQKRGHTIVWKKFIGDTHSILVDPLSGQYYGEADTRRNGAAIGY from the coding sequence ATGAAGCCATTTTTTTGGATACTGATACTTTTTCAAGTAGGAACAATTCATGCCCAACAAAAATCCGTTATAGCCAGTAACGGAGTCGTCGTTTCCGTCGATGACTATGCAAGCAACGTCGGAGTTCAAGTTCTAAAAAAAGGCGGCAATGCCGTGGATGCAGCCGTTGCTACGGCTTTTGCATTAGCTGTCACCTATCCGATTGCCGGGAATATTGGAGGCGGTGGATTCATGGTAATTCGGCTTGCGAATGGAGAAACCATCGGCATCGATTACCGTGAAATGGCGCCGGCGAAATCGACTTCTAAGATGTTTCTTAATAAAGACGGCTCTGTCGATTCCGTTAAAAGCGAGGTCGGATATCTTGTTGCGGGAGTTCCCGGTACGGTCCGTGGGCTTGAATTGGCTTGGAAAGAGTACGGGAAATTGCCGTGGGCCGATTTGATTCAGCCGGCTATCGATCTTGCTGAAAATGGGTTTGCTATCAATGAAAGGTTTAACAAGGACGTTGCCGAATACGAAGCCGAGTTGAAACTATTTCCCGAAACAAGAAAAACGTTTTTCAAATCTGACGGCAGCCGCTACAAAACAGGAGAAATTTTTGTTCAGAAAAATCTTGCCCAAACTTTGCGCTCCATTTCGCAACAAGGAGCTCTGGCATTTTACGAAGGGGAAATTGCTGAAAAATTAGTCAAAGATTTCGAACGGCACGGCGGGATCTTGACCATGAACGATCTAAAAAATTATCATGCCGTTAAGCGCGAACCATTGAAAGGAGCCTACCGCGGCTACGACATCATCGGCATGCCACCGCCATCGTCGGGAGGATTGACGCTGATCGAAATGCTGAATATTCTGGAATATTTCGAATTGAAAAAAGATAACAAACATTACGAACAGTCGTTACACATTATAACAGAAACGATGCGTCATGCGTTTTTCGACCGTCAACGATGGCAAGGCGATGCGGATTTTGTAAAAGTCCCTTTCGATACGTTAATGTCGGAGGAATATGCTGCAAAAATTTCCAAAATAATTAACCGTGAAAAAGCATCATCCAGTCTCGAATGGCACCGGAAGTTTGTTGAAGAAAACGAGCAAACGACCCATTTTTCCATTATCGATAAAGATGGTAATGCCGTATCGAATACCTATACCATTGAAGATGCCTTTGGCTCAAAAGCTATTGCAACGGATTTAGGATTTCTACTGAACAATGAAATGCATGATTTTAATATAGAGCCCGATCAGCCCAATTATGCCGGCGGTTATGGCGGTAATCCTAATGTCATCCAACCGAAAAAACGTATGCTGAGTTCTATGTGTCCGGTGATCGTACTTAAAGACGGCAAGCCGTTTCTTATAACCGGTTCACCCGGTGGGCGCCGAATCATCAACTCAGTTTTGCAAGTCATTATCGGAGTTATCGATTTTGATTTATCGCTTCGGGAAGCTGTCGACCATCGCCGAATCAGTCACAACTGGCTGCCGGATCAGTTGTGGGTGGAACAGGGAATGGATACAGCGATTGTCAAAAATTTACAAAAACGTGGTCATACGATCGTGTGGAAAAAATTTATCGGTGATACTCATTCGATCCTGGTTGATCCGTTATCGGGCCAATATTATGGAGAAGCCGATACGCGCCGAAATGGGGCCGCGATAGGTTATTAG
- a CDS encoding purine-nucleoside phosphorylase: protein MSSLLQSINESVQFIRTKTKTEPSVGIILGTGLGALVKDIQIEKEIPYQEIPHFPVSTVESHAGKLIFGKLGGKNVVAMQGRFHFYEGYTMQQITFPVRVMKFLGIKTLLVSNACGGMNPQYQPGDIMIMDDHINLLGDNPLRGKNEDTLGPRFPDMSEPYSQKLIALAEHIALEEKIKVQKGVYVAVMGPNLETRAEYRFLRFIGADVVGMSTVPEVIVATHMGIPSLGFSIVTDECFPDSLKPVDIQKIIKTAGEAEPKMTLIMKRVVEKL from the coding sequence ATGAGTTCTTTGCTGCAATCGATTAATGAGTCCGTCCAATTTATCCGTACAAAAACCAAAACCGAACCGTCTGTCGGAATTATCCTCGGCACCGGCTTAGGCGCTTTGGTGAAAGACATTCAGATCGAAAAAGAAATTCCGTATCAGGAAATTCCCCACTTTCCGGTTTCAACGGTAGAAAGTCATGCCGGCAAATTGATTTTCGGCAAATTAGGCGGAAAAAATGTTGTCGCGATGCAGGGACGTTTCCATTTCTACGAAGGGTATACGATGCAGCAAATCACATTTCCGGTACGTGTGATGAAATTTCTAGGTATCAAGACTCTTTTGGTTTCCAATGCCTGCGGCGGCATGAATCCCCAATATCAACCCGGCGATATCATGATCATGGACGATCATATAAATTTGCTCGGCGATAATCCGTTACGTGGCAAAAACGAAGATACTCTCGGCCCGCGATTTCCCGATATGAGCGAACCTTATTCACAAAAATTGATCGCGCTTGCAGAACACATTGCGCTGGAAGAAAAAATCAAAGTCCAAAAAGGCGTATACGTTGCTGTGATGGGACCGAATCTTGAAACGCGCGCGGAATACCGTTTTCTCCGCTTTATCGGCGCCGACGTCGTCGGTATGTCCACGGTACCGGAAGTCATCGTCGCCACGCACATGGGGATTCCTTCGTTAGGATTCTCCATCGTTACCGATGAATGTTTTCCCGATTCGTTAAAACCGGTCGATATTCAAAAAATCATCAAAACTGCCGGCGAAGCCGAACCCAAGATGACGCTGATTATGAAAAGAGTTGTGGAAAAATTGTAG
- a CDS encoding 2,3,4,5-tetrahydropyridine-2,6-dicarboxylate N-succinyltransferase, producing the protein MNFHELQLSVEKLFSMSAENIISNDGIEIFYAFKKALNEGHVRAAEKKGEQWHVNEWVKKGILIGFKIGKLSDMSIDGRFRFYDKDTYPLKNLVVKDNVRVVPGGTSIRDGCYVSPQTVIMPPAYINVGAYVDTGTLIDSHALVGSCAQLGKNIHLSAAAQIGGVLEPVGAMPVIIEDDVMIGGNCGIYEGTIVKQRAVIGAGVILTGGTPVYDLVNNSVYRKTKEQPLIIPEGAVVVAGSRPINSNIFARENQLSLYTPIIIKYRDEKTDAST; encoded by the coding sequence ATGAATTTCCACGAGCTTCAATTATCGGTAGAAAAACTGTTTTCAATGTCCGCCGAAAATATTATAAGCAACGACGGAATTGAAATTTTTTATGCATTCAAAAAAGCCCTTAACGAAGGCCACGTCCGCGCCGCCGAAAAGAAAGGTGAACAATGGCACGTAAATGAATGGGTAAAAAAAGGAATTTTGATCGGGTTCAAAATCGGCAAACTTTCCGATATGTCCATTGACGGACGTTTCCGATTCTATGATAAAGATACCTACCCGCTTAAAAATTTAGTAGTAAAAGACAATGTGCGTGTCGTACCCGGTGGCACCTCGATCCGTGACGGCTGTTACGTTTCACCGCAGACCGTCATTATGCCGCCCGCATACATCAATGTTGGCGCCTATGTCGATACGGGAACGTTAATCGATTCGCACGCGTTGGTCGGATCGTGCGCCCAGCTTGGAAAAAATATTCATCTCAGCGCCGCGGCACAAATTGGCGGCGTACTGGAACCGGTCGGAGCGATGCCGGTCATTATCGAAGATGATGTCATGATCGGAGGTAATTGCGGAATCTACGAGGGTACGATTGTCAAACAACGTGCCGTGATTGGAGCCGGCGTGATTTTGACCGGCGGCACGCCGGTATACGATTTAGTCAATAATTCCGTCTATCGCAAAACCAAAGAGCAACCTTTGATCATTCCGGAAGGCGCCGTCGTTGTGGCCGGATCGAGGCCGATCAATTCTAATATATTTGCGCGCGAAAATCAGTTATCCTTGTATACGCCAATCATCATCAAATATCGCGACGAAAAAACCGATGCTTCTACAG
- a CDS encoding NTP transferase domain-containing protein gives MIYAVIMAGGTGTRFWPRSRSTTPKQLLNIFDHETMIQKTVARVGGFASPERVMIVTNIQQHDGVRKQLPSLPSQNILIEPVGRNTAPCIGLAAIHILRNDPEGIMAVLAADHLIQPNEKFCDTINFAAAVAADTGGLVTMGMIPTRPETGYGYIQFLENDTIHLNGREAYRVKTFAEKPNFATAQRFLDSGDFLWNSGMFIWKASVILDLIEEFLPDLHDGLMEIRETIGTPAYEETLNRVYRSVKGISIDYGVMEKAKNVFVIKGDFTWNDVGSWEEVYQLSPKDSAGNVVTGNTIVIDSANSLVHSGNKMIATMGVQNLIIVDTGDAVLICDRSRAQDVKKIVEELQKKDLKELL, from the coding sequence ATGATCTATGCGGTGATTATGGCCGGCGGTACAGGGACACGGTTCTGGCCGCGCAGCCGTTCAACGACTCCCAAACAATTGCTCAATATTTTTGATCATGAAACCATGATCCAGAAAACGGTTGCCCGCGTTGGAGGATTTGCTTCGCCTGAACGCGTGATGATCGTGACGAATATACAGCAGCATGATGGCGTCAGGAAACAATTGCCGTCATTACCTTCACAAAATATCCTGATCGAGCCGGTCGGACGCAATACGGCGCCGTGTATTGGCTTGGCTGCAATTCATATTTTAAGGAACGATCCTGAAGGTATTATGGCCGTGCTGGCCGCGGACCACCTGATACAACCCAACGAAAAATTTTGTGATACGATAAATTTCGCGGCTGCTGTAGCGGCTGATACAGGCGGGCTTGTAACCATGGGAATGATTCCTACCCGTCCTGAAACAGGTTATGGCTATATTCAGTTTCTGGAAAATGATACAATCCACCTGAACGGACGCGAGGCCTATCGTGTCAAAACATTTGCCGAAAAACCGAATTTCGCAACGGCTCAGCGTTTTCTCGATAGCGGCGATTTTTTGTGGAATAGCGGCATGTTCATCTGGAAGGCTTCGGTTATTCTGGACTTGATTGAAGAATTTTTACCGGACTTACATGACGGATTGATGGAAATACGGGAGACCATCGGAACACCTGCGTATGAAGAAACGTTGAATCGCGTGTATCGCAGTGTCAAAGGGATTTCAATTGACTATGGCGTAATGGAGAAAGCCAAAAATGTTTTTGTTATCAAAGGCGATTTTACATGGAATGACGTCGGCAGTTGGGAAGAGGTCTACCAGCTTTCTCCAAAAGACAGTGCCGGTAACGTTGTGACAGGTAATACGATTGTAATCGATTCGGCCAATTCGCTTGTTCACTCAGGAAACAAAATGATTGCCACAATGGGAGTTCAAAATCTGATCATTGTCGATACCGGCGATGCCGTTTTAATCTGCGATCGTAGCCGTGCGCAAGACGTCAAAAAAATTGTCGAGGAATTACAAAAGAAAGATTTGAAAGAGCTCTTATAA